Proteins encoded in a region of the Elizabethkingia bruuniana genome:
- a CDS encoding LysR family transcriptional regulator: MDFRLKIFCSAAEHKSFTKAAQLNFITQPAVTKNIKELEGELGVSLFERKNARVELTQAGKVYYEYAQQLLKVYEEAQFKVNELKGSFNGRLNIGASTTIGQYILPRVLAEFKQKHPQIIIQMLNANTEEIEKELQESKIDLGFIEGHSGKSSLKYEPVMDDEIVAVVHRNHPLFAQEEISINELKEQDFVLRENGSGSLDVIADIFNKNQIRLKDLKVQAQLGSTESIKTFLEYSNCIGFLSIHSLKNELLSGKFKVLEIENFSIKRQFNAVYMHGNFDGIPKLFLDFFYMYNKKL; encoded by the coding sequence GTGGATTTTCGTTTAAAGATATTCTGTTCAGCAGCAGAACATAAAAGTTTTACCAAAGCAGCACAACTCAACTTTATCACTCAGCCTGCTGTTACCAAAAACATAAAAGAATTAGAAGGGGAGCTTGGAGTTAGCCTTTTCGAACGTAAGAATGCAAGGGTTGAATTAACTCAGGCCGGAAAAGTATACTATGAATATGCACAGCAACTGCTGAAAGTATATGAAGAGGCCCAATTTAAAGTAAATGAGCTGAAAGGAAGCTTTAATGGAAGGCTGAATATAGGAGCAAGTACTACAATCGGGCAGTATATACTTCCGAGGGTCTTGGCTGAGTTCAAGCAGAAACATCCTCAGATTATCATCCAGATGCTGAATGCCAATACAGAGGAAATTGAAAAAGAATTACAGGAAAGTAAAATTGATCTGGGCTTTATCGAGGGACATTCCGGAAAATCCAGTTTAAAATATGAGCCCGTAATGGATGATGAGATCGTTGCTGTTGTACACCGGAATCATCCTTTATTTGCTCAGGAAGAAATTAGTATTAACGAGCTTAAAGAACAGGATTTTGTTCTTCGTGAAAACGGCTCTGGTAGTCTCGATGTTATAGCAGATATTTTTAATAAAAATCAAATACGTTTAAAAGATCTTAAAGTTCAGGCTCAGTTAGGAAGTACAGAGAGTATCAAAACATTTTTAGAATATAGTAATTGTATTGGTTTCCTCTCGATTCATTCTCTTAAAAACGAGTTGCTATCTGGTAAGTTTAAAGTACTGGAGATAGAGAATTTTAGTATCAAAAGACAATTCAATGCTGTCTACATGCATGGCAACTTTGATGGTATACCCAAACTGTTTTTAGATTTCTTTTATATGTATAACAAAAAGTTATAG
- a CDS encoding GNAT family N-acetyltransferase — protein MTNQMTTVPIPEVLENDDVKLVLVKESDFEKIYEIGSDPKVWEQHPNPTRYQKDIFTTFFQGALESHAAYLIYDKKSGELAGSTRFYDYNEVDNSIFIGYTFYATKFWGTGINPKVKHLMMDYIFQYVDKINFHVGEDNKRSRIAIERLGAKLKEIIRVAYFGEPDRINAWYVIDKPETGN, from the coding sequence ATGACAAACCAAATGACAACCGTACCTATTCCTGAAGTTTTGGAAAATGATGATGTAAAACTTGTTCTGGTTAAAGAATCAGATTTTGAAAAGATTTATGAAATTGGCTCTGATCCTAAGGTATGGGAACAGCATCCGAATCCTACGCGATATCAGAAAGATATATTCACAACCTTTTTTCAGGGAGCTTTAGAAAGTCATGCTGCTTATCTTATCTATGATAAAAAGTCCGGAGAATTGGCAGGAAGCACTCGCTTTTATGATTATAATGAAGTTGATAACAGTATTTTTATAGGTTATACTTTTTATGCAACTAAATTCTGGGGAACCGGTATCAATCCAAAAGTAAAACATTTGATGATGGATTACATTTTTCAGTATGTCGACAAAATCAACTTCCACGTAGGGGAAGATAATAAACGTTCACGTATTGCTATAGAAAGATTGGGTGCAAAGCTCAAAGAAATTATAAGAGTTGCCTATTTTGGAGAACCAGACCGCATTAATGCATGGTATGTAATAGACAAACCTGAGACTGGTAACTAA
- a CDS encoding DUF2911 domain-containing protein → MKKLAFSLALFASVLAYSQYTLPVASPRAATEQQFSVSKIKIDYGRPFLNGRKIFGGLEPYDKVWRLGANSATLISFGQDILFGDKYIKAGTYAFYAIPKAKEWVLILNKGVGNWGAYDYKESDDVARVTVPVKTLTSKTEVFTINLTPVNASQTDIEISWDNVQVKLPVKVANESAVNLIAEQLKSIKKIDSDARKTAEKK, encoded by the coding sequence ATGAAAAAACTCGCCTTTAGTTTAGCCTTATTTGCAAGTGTTCTGGCTTATTCACAGTATACTTTACCTGTTGCCAGCCCAAGAGCCGCTACAGAGCAACAATTCTCAGTTTCTAAAATCAAAATTGATTACGGAAGACCTTTTCTTAACGGAAGAAAAATTTTTGGTGGTTTAGAACCTTATGACAAAGTATGGCGTTTAGGAGCTAATTCTGCAACCTTAATTTCATTCGGGCAGGATATTTTATTTGGTGACAAATATATAAAGGCAGGGACTTATGCATTTTATGCTATTCCTAAAGCTAAAGAATGGGTTCTTATTCTGAATAAAGGTGTCGGAAACTGGGGTGCATACGATTATAAAGAAAGCGATGATGTTGCAAGAGTAACGGTTCCGGTTAAAACACTTACGAGTAAAACAGAAGTTTTTACAATTAACCTTACACCGGTTAATGCTTCGCAAACAGATATAGAGATTTCATGGGACAATGTTCAGGTAAAGCTACCTGTAAAAGTGGCGAATGAATCGGCTGTTAATCTTATTGCTGAACAGCTGAAGAGCATTAAGAAAATCGACAGTGATGCAAGAAAAACAGCAGAGAAAAAATAA
- a CDS encoding SMI1/KNR4 family protein, giving the protein MNTLEELEREFNFTYPELYKQLYADKMLDWCSDGNGWYTNVFPTLKENPPLLLFGSDIEIWDPIVYRNGIREIINHEVYDINPKYRMVPLAKNGAGDLYVFQLDMENNGEIPITFFGHDSDAEILAKNLQDFIFRQLLESLTEIDEYSMAYEDSEEEIKQNLHNQLKTHRKYLKPEQVEILEDLYKLDIFEYTYKTPNGGEFEAKGLLTFDELEKLIKQKMAFDKLNTKFDYWK; this is encoded by the coding sequence ATGAATACTTTAGAAGAATTAGAAAGAGAATTTAATTTTACTTATCCGGAGCTTTATAAGCAATTATATGCTGATAAAATGCTCGATTGGTGTTCTGATGGAAACGGTTGGTACACTAATGTTTTTCCAACGTTAAAAGAAAATCCGCCTTTACTTTTGTTTGGAAGTGATATCGAAATATGGGATCCGATCGTTTATCGCAATGGAATCAGGGAAATTATTAACCATGAAGTATACGATATCAATCCTAAATACCGAATGGTTCCTCTGGCAAAAAACGGAGCCGGAGATTTGTATGTTTTCCAATTGGATATGGAGAATAATGGTGAAATTCCCATTACTTTTTTCGGTCATGATTCAGATGCTGAAATTTTAGCCAAAAATCTGCAGGATTTTATCTTTAGACAGCTTTTGGAATCTTTAACCGAAATAGATGAATATTCTATGGCTTATGAGGATTCTGAAGAAGAAATCAAACAGAATCTGCATAATCAGCTGAAGACACACCGTAAATATTTAAAACCTGAACAAGTCGAAATTCTGGAGGATCTTTACAAGCTTGATATTTTTGAATATACCTACAAAACACCCAATGGCGGTGAATTTGAGGCAAAAGGTCTGTTGACTTTTGACGAGCTTGAAAAGCTTATTAAGCAGAAAATGGCTTTTGATAAATTGAATACAAAATTTGATTATTGGAAATAG
- a CDS encoding YeiH family protein → MKQATLLQKILFFVLLIFCVTPFVEPPLALILGFVVSFFIGHPYIKHNSVAAKYLLQFSVVGLGFGMNLTEAIKVGKEGLIFTVASIFFTLIVGLIIGRYLKINKSTSTLISGGTAICGGSAIAALAPVINAKDEDISVAMACIFILNALALLIFPVIGHQLNMSQDQFGLWSAIAIHDTSSVIGSAQKYGEEALKIATTVKLERALWIIPVSILLSVLNKGSVKKIKIPYFILGFIGAILLAYYFPQIKPFGEIMVFTAKKALNITLFLIASGLSMSSIKKVGVKPLVQGVLLWVFISVGSLLVIMEVA, encoded by the coding sequence ATGAAACAAGCAACACTACTTCAGAAAATACTATTCTTTGTATTGCTTATCTTTTGTGTTACACCATTTGTGGAACCACCATTAGCTTTAATATTAGGATTCGTGGTAAGCTTTTTTATCGGTCATCCTTATATAAAGCATAATTCTGTTGCTGCTAAGTATCTTTTGCAATTTTCAGTTGTAGGGCTTGGTTTCGGAATGAACCTTACAGAAGCTATAAAAGTAGGGAAGGAGGGATTGATATTTACTGTAGCATCAATCTTTTTCACCTTAATCGTTGGCCTTATTATAGGGCGATATCTGAAAATTAATAAATCTACGAGTACATTAATTTCCGGAGGTACTGCCATTTGTGGTGGTAGTGCTATTGCAGCGCTGGCTCCGGTTATCAATGCCAAAGATGAAGATATTTCTGTCGCTATGGCTTGTATTTTTATTCTGAACGCCTTGGCGTTACTTATTTTTCCGGTTATCGGCCATCAGCTGAATATGAGTCAGGATCAGTTTGGATTATGGTCTGCTATTGCGATACATGATACGAGTTCAGTTATTGGATCTGCTCAGAAATATGGAGAGGAAGCGCTGAAAATAGCTACTACTGTAAAACTGGAACGTGCTTTATGGATTATTCCGGTTTCGATTTTATTGTCAGTACTGAATAAAGGTTCTGTGAAAAAAATCAAAATACCATACTTTATTCTGGGATTTATTGGTGCTATTTTATTGGCATATTATTTCCCACAGATTAAACCTTTTGGTGAAATAATGGTTTTTACAGCTAAAAAAGCATTGAATATAACATTATTCCTAATCGCATCTGGACTAAGCATGAGCTCAATAAAAAAAGTTGGTGTAAAACCTTTAGTACAGGGTGTACTACTTTGGGTATTTATCTCAGTAGGCTCCTTGTTGGTAATAATGGAAGTGGCGTAG
- a CDS encoding GNAT family N-acetyltransferase gives MKAEKLQIEHLITERLILIPFTKEMCENILNHNYCDLDTLNIKRGINWPDTDFLETLPRIQNNLSLVDGPTGFESWMIVRKDTREVIGDVGFKGYNSAEQNADIGYGIKKEERRQGYAEEAVSMLIQWAFSTGIIKEITARSYIDNYASALLLTKLNFVEIEMDEELFYWSLK, from the coding sequence ATGAAAGCGGAAAAATTACAAATTGAACATCTTATAACTGAAAGGCTAATCCTTATTCCATTTACAAAAGAAATGTGTGAAAATATATTGAATCATAACTATTGTGATTTGGATACATTAAATATAAAGAGAGGAATAAACTGGCCCGATACAGATTTTCTGGAAACACTTCCACGAATTCAGAATAATTTATCTTTAGTGGATGGGCCTACAGGATTTGAATCCTGGATGATTGTAAGAAAAGATACCAGAGAAGTAATTGGTGATGTGGGTTTTAAAGGCTACAATAGTGCAGAACAAAATGCAGATATAGGTTACGGGATAAAAAAAGAGGAAAGAAGACAGGGTTATGCAGAAGAAGCTGTTAGCATGCTCATCCAATGGGCATTCTCAACCGGAATTATTAAAGAAATAACTGCACGAAGCTATATTGATAATTATGCTTCTGCATTATTACTTACAAAATTAAACTTCGTAGAAATAGAAATGGACGAAGAATTGTTTTATTGGTCACTGAAATAA
- a CDS encoding DUF7660 family protein, which translates to MNDTLNNFKVTDRQSFIRFLDLLRKDLLDDPENWENKTLPDFLEALSAYTEDVQGYYDNMKLGINADKPDWSTFADIFKGAKVYE; encoded by the coding sequence ATGAATGATACACTTAACAACTTTAAAGTTACAGACAGGCAAAGCTTCATTAGGTTTCTTGACTTATTACGAAAGGACCTCTTAGACGATCCTGAAAATTGGGAAAACAAAACATTGCCCGACTTTCTGGAAGCATTAAGTGCATACACAGAAGACGTTCAGGGTTATTATGACAATATGAAACTCGGTATAAATGCTGACAAGCCAGACTGGTCAACCTTTGCAGATATTTTTAAAGGTGCGAAGGTTTACGAGTAA